A stretch of the Polaribacter pacificus genome encodes the following:
- the clpX gene encoding ATP-dependent Clp protease ATP-binding subunit ClpX: MSKEENLECSFCGRKKSETNLLIAGIDAHICDKCIEQANGILDEEVAETKVGGLSKDVMLKKPKEIKAFLDQYIIGQSETKISMSVAVYNHYKRLLQKMDEEDDVEIEKSNIILVGETGTGKTLIARTIAKMLNVPFSIVDATVLTQAGYVGEDVESILSRLLQAADYDVEKAERGIVFIDEIDKIARKGDNPSITRDVSGEGVQQALLKLLEGSVVNVAPKGGRKHPDQKFIEVNTKNILFIAGGAFSGIDRIISKRLNMQAVGYSASVAEDKIDEENLLQYIIPSDLKAFGLIPEIIGRLPVLSYMNPLDAETLRAILTVPKNSIIKQYTKLFGMDDISFTIADEALDYIVGKAVEYKLGARGLRSLCEAIFTDAMFELPSSDDKEFTVTKEYAENKLTKTALKKMSVAS, translated from the coding sequence ATGTCGAAAGAAGAAAATTTAGAATGCTCATTTTGCGGACGCAAAAAATCAGAAACAAATCTATTGATTGCGGGTATTGATGCACATATTTGTGATAAGTGTATTGAGCAAGCCAATGGAATTTTGGATGAAGAAGTAGCAGAAACAAAAGTTGGAGGTCTGTCTAAGGATGTAATGCTTAAAAAGCCAAAAGAAATTAAAGCTTTTTTAGATCAGTATATCATTGGTCAGTCAGAAACTAAGATATCAATGTCCGTTGCGGTATACAATCATTACAAGCGTTTATTGCAAAAAATGGATGAGGAAGACGATGTAGAAATCGAAAAGAGTAATATTATTTTGGTCGGTGAAACAGGTACTGGTAAAACACTTATTGCTCGTACCATTGCAAAAATGTTAAATGTTCCTTTTTCTATCGTAGATGCTACGGTTTTAACGCAAGCTGGTTATGTAGGAGAAGATGTAGAAAGTATTTTAAGTCGTTTGCTGCAAGCTGCAGATTACGATGTAGAAAAAGCCGAAAGAGGAATCGTTTTTATCGACGAAATTGATAAGATTGCCAGAAAAGGAGACAACCCATCAATTACACGTGATGTGTCTGGAGAGGGCGTGCAACAAGCTTTGCTTAAATTGTTAGAAGGCTCTGTAGTCAATGTTGCTCCAAAAGGAGGACGTAAGCATCCTGATCAAAAATTTATCGAGGTAAATACAAAAAATATCTTGTTTATCGCTGGAGGTGCATTTTCTGGAATCGACAGAATTATTAGCAAAAGACTAAACATGCAAGCAGTTGGTTATTCAGCTTCGGTTGCAGAAGATAAAATTGATGAAGAAAATTTATTGCAATACATCATACCTTCTGATCTAAAAGCTTTTGGATTGATTCCAGAAATTATAGGTCGTTTGCCTGTGTTGAGTTATATGAATCCCTTGGATGCCGAAACGCTAAGAGCAATCTTAACAGTACCTAAGAATTCTATTATCAAGCAGTATACAAAGTTGTTTGGCATGGATGATATTTCATTTACCATTGCTGATGAAGCGCTTGATTATATTGTTGGGAAGGCAGTAGAGTATAAGCTAGGGGCAAGAGGATTACGCTCTTTATGTGAAGCAATCTTTACCGATGCCATGTTTGAGTTACCAAGTTCTGATGATAAAGAGTTTACCGTAACAAAAGAATACGCAGAGAATAAATTGACGAAGACAGCGCTCAAAAAGATGAGTGTTGCTTCATAA